The genomic stretch TATAAAATTTAGACAGGGAGCAGATTCTTAAGTCTAATGGCTGATTCCAATGAGACTCCTGGAAAACACAGGAAATGCGAAATTGGCATGATAAAGGTTAGGAGAAAAGGAAGGTTGGATTAGCTCTTTCCCATTGGCTAATGGGTTTACAAATTTCAGTTCCCCAGTCCTTCAAAATTCCTGACTAGTGACAGACTAAGTAGCATTTGACCCTTCCAATGTTTCATGTCTGTTCCCAGTCTGCCCAGGTAAGAAAAGTTGGTGTATTTAGAAATCTCAACAGTTCTGCAATAAAACAGATGCCTGACTTTAATCTTATTTTGGTGTGCTCTGGAGGTAGAAATAACATactaacattataaaaatataaaatagagtccacatgaaaaacagaaaatatgaaatagtgccaacattatatcatataattcctttcctcttctgaaaagagaagaaattcatGAGGACTGCATCTTCAATGCAAAGACATTTTTCTATTGCTCTTGGAAAGGACTTGTTCCCAAATGAACTCACTTATCCTTCtggaaatataaagaaacagtGACTTTCATTTATAAACTCAACTTGACTCTTACTCACCGTTGAGTGTTGTGATACTCCACACAACTGGCAATTTTAGAGGTTCCTCCTCCAGTGAAAATGTGTAGCGGCCAGTATACTTGTTGCCCTGTGCTCTGGCTGAGACCACCACGGAAGGTGATGAGCTGCAAACTGTTTGCTTTTCGAGGACAATTGTTGGACAATTTTCATTAAAACCAGGTACTTCAACATATATGGTGCCTGTAGCTGTTTTACCTGTGTTTCCTATAAGAATAACATTTTAGAGTTAAAGAAATATACAGAACAAGTTGTCCCCCAAAATTAACCTTTTATATTTCTCTTGCATGCAGCCACGTTAGTGTGTCTTCTCgccagaaattatatttgttatCCTTACAAGTACAAATGTCCTCTGATTGCCACATCTTGTAAAAAGTCAATTTAGATTGATTAATTTGGCTGGTGTCTCTAGTTTGTGGCATTGGCTACTAATTTAATATGTTTGGAACCAAGACCTGTAAGGTGGTAGCATTGCTGactacaaatgaaataaaaataaaaatagtagttTTCTTAAATGTATCCTGCATGAGCTCAGCATTGTGTGAAACATTTTTGCTTCTGAAGCTTGAGCCAAAGTATTTGGAATAAgccatgatttatttttgttacccAAGAGATAAAagtttattgaagaaaaatttaaatatattaacaatCAAAAACAATACAACAAAAATCAGTGGTGGGATTATTGAATcgtttctattttttccctttgtacttTTTGCTGTTTTCCCAGATGTTAAGATTTTtggtgtttattcttttatttttatgtttgccttgagcataaattaattttatacttgAGGAAACACATACACtcaatgaatataatttttaaaatattccagaataTTTGTTGATCAATGATATAGCATATTAGGTTTCTATGAATAGTTCATTCTGTAAGTAACTCACAAAGGGACCTCACATCTGAGTTGAGCTTCCCTGATAGGCTTTTAGTACCAATCTTtatctatccttctcaaactcagAAATTCCAATGGGTCTAAAAATTTCTGTCCCAACCGCAGAAAACCACAGGGACAGAACACAGTATTCACTGTTACTATATATTTCATTGAGATGTTGGAATGATCAGTATTCTCCTAGATTCAGCTGCCTCAGACTTGAGGTCCAAGGCCCCTGAGATACTTTTATCTATTGGTAAAGGTAATTTGTTAAGTAATCATAATCATCTATTCATAAAGAAATGCCAACTGGAGTAACATTGCtctaaaaatgattgaaatatttCTCTTACCATCTATGGCCAGGATCTCAGCTATGATTGTCTTGTTAACTATAAAAATAGACTCTCGATCCATGCTTTTGGCAAATTTGATTTCAGCAGTTTTTGAATCAATTATTAGCAAGCCACCATCATTACGTCCCATGATATACctgttttataatagaaaaaagtaatagttttctttcaaatatggACTGGTTACCTATTAAATGTCAAtgactcattttatatttaatataattaatataggaCATTGAAATGTGCTTTTAtaaaaaagtgacagaaaattAACATATTAGCATGGACAAGCACCATTTTATAATCCTTAAGTATGTATTAGCctggtttttcaattttgtgcTTTGTGCAATAAAATAACTGTCCTTTGTCTTATACTCCAGCAACTGTTTTGCTTAGATTTTAGGCATATATGTCTTTGATGTACTATTCTATTTTATTGCACCATGGTTTTCTGATGAACTACTCTTTAAGATTCAGTTGAAAGTTTCCATGAAACTTTTTCCTGATCTCTCTAGACAGActgaagtatttttcttttaggttCCACATTAACTTAAGTTTATGTTATCTTTGCTAATAGTACAATATCTTTTAGTGATTTAGCTACACATCTCTTCTTGAGTTATCCAGTTCCTTAATTTGGCCACTTTTGTATCTCTTTGTATTCTTCACATATAATAGGTTAGGTGTTACTTTGTAATAACTTATAGATGAAAACTACATCAAGGAATAATAAGAtgctattaaaataatcttaCCTGACATTTGAAGCAGCTTTCCCAGTGTCTTCATCAATGGCTTGATACGTTCCCAGGATGTAATTGACCAGCTTTTTACTACTTATGCCTTTCTGGACAGTAAATGTTTTGGAAGTAGGACGGAATGTAATTCCTTCTTGCACATTTATAACTTGAATTGTAACTTGGGTTGACTGGACTCGATATTGAGAGATTACTGACTGGTGAAATTCAGCTCTGTTTTTGACGGCAATACCAAATTGTGCTTTCTGTAGTTGTTCATAATCCAGAGGCTagagtaaaaatgaaattagaagaaAAGTGTCACAAAAATGTGATTCAGCAAACCCAGTACAGGACAAGAGAGCTCTCTGTCACATGCTATGAATGgatccttttatttctataagtagaaacaaatagcaaaatagtTTCAGAAATCATTGTAATGTTGAGATAGAGAAACCTTTAGAAGTTTTAACTCATGAGACCTCAGTTTTGGTGACTGATACTTATAAAGCAGGGTACCTCTTTTTAGACTAGCAAAATATCATTAGTGTTTCTGTAGGTTGTGTGGTGCAGTGAAAAGAATCCCACATTTGCTATGGTTAGCATGGTTTGAATCCTGGGCGTGTGCTTAATATCTGTGTGACTCGGCACAATATTTAATATGTCTGATCCTCAACTTTCCACttctgaaaaaacaacaacacccttACCTCATCAGATTGTTGTGAGAACTTAACAAATTAAAACCCATAATACATTCCTATAAATGACTGCTCTGGCTATTTACAGAATAGTCATTGGATTAATGTTCAATAATGtgttttctgactttaaaaatttCTAGGTGGCAGCGACAAACTATCTTAATAACCTTGGTTGGCAAAGGGACCTTGGCAAAGCAGTGAGCGAGTGGCCCATCAACTTCTTTGTAGAGCCGTTTTCAAATGGTCTTGCATGGTAACTGTTTGTTTGACCCTCTTTTCTAGGTGGCCCAAACCAAGGCCTTGAGGAATCCCAAGATAGCTTTTTCTATTCACTAGCAAATTTTTTGAGGGCTGAGATGAGGAAGTGCTCATTTTGGTTACATTTGTGTATTACTGAAAATAGTTAAAGTCAGAGATCTGGATTTGAGTTTTAGCTTTGCAATGACTGGTTCTGTGGACTCAAGCATTTCCtagtggagaggaagaaaaagatgtGTAAACAGGTAATTCTAATACAAGGGGTAACTGACAACAGAAATTATAGAGTCTATGTGTGGAAGCAAATGAATACTTCCAGAGAGAGTTCGGTAGGGCTTCCGAGAGGTTTTCATCTGAGCTGAGTGTTCAAGGCTGAGGAGGAGTTAGGCAGGCAGAGGTGAACTTGCCAATGCTCAGAGTTACCGAAGGTGATAGGGAGTGGGCTGGCTGCAGCTGACGAGAGGCAATTCTGGGAGGGAGACCCCCATTTTAAAGGCCAGCAGGTGGTCATCAACCCTGGTTGCCTAGTCTCCCAAGGAGCCTCTAAGAACCTCTGCAGGGCTTCCCACAGACCAACCGAACCAATAGTTATCACGTTCCCGCTGGCTAGGAAAACAGGTAGGTGATTCAAATGGGCAGTCAGGGTTGAGGGCTACTTTTACAGCCGGTGGAGAACAAGGAAAGGTTTAAAGGGGAGAATAACTGGCCCAAAttggttttaagaaaaacatGGTAGTAAACTGGTGGCAGTCGCAGAACAAAGGGACATAGAAACGAGGTAGGGACATCTATCAGGAGGGATCACAATTGTGTAGTGGAAAGGATGCCAGACCAAGCTAAAGGACAGAGCATAAAAAGTAAGACCAGGGCCAGACTTTAGGGACAATTTCCAGGGCAGAATATGATCACTGGCTGTATGTTGTGAGGAAATGCCACGATTAAAGGATAAGGTCCAGGTTTCTAGTTTGAGAGACGGGATGACACCAATGCAGGAGACAGGGAATATCTCATTTTCAGGTACTACGGGAAGTTTATGACAAAATCCCTCACAGTTGAGGGTGACTGTACTCCACTCTCTGAAAAGCGGAGTAAAAGAATGACTTTCATGACTTCCGGCAATCTGGGATTCCAGCAATCTCCTTGTTAAGGGAATATTATGGGTCTGTTACTCTACTGGACTCAAGGAATTAAAGAAACAGGCTCCCATATAGGCCAATGTCCTGTGCCAAGGAATGTCCCCAAATagtggttatttttttctagtctacACAATATTCAGGCAGAAATATCTTTATGTTATCCtagttgctgctgctgttgttgttgttgttggtgtgtgtgtgtgtcatgtgggggtgggggggttgtttCCTGTAGCCAAGCATGTTAAATGGAAGCTTTACtcaattatttacttttcatcTTGCAGATTTAGTTACACATTCCCGTTTTCTAGAAAAAgttaccttttttcccctttaatgaCTGTCGCTAATCATTGAAAACAAATTGACAAATTCATAAGCTACAACTCCATGTATTTGTCTCTCTTCCTAACTTCAATTGTAGAGAGTGAATGAGATTAAGtcaagaaatatgttttattttcttgtgcttAAAGCAGGCACGTCTATACGTATATGTAttagtgtgtttgtgtgtaattCAAACAGTATGGTAGCTtggaaggaaataatcaacatGTTAAAAAAGGCTGTCCTTAGGTAATGGGGCtctgtatgtgttttaaaaaattctgtctactcttttgtgttttctaagtttgtttttttttccatgaagaagTGGTAGTATTATTAAGTATATAATGTTTATTTGTAGGCATGATAGTTTTTGGCTAATAGGGAATATTTTTGCCACTCAAGGGATATCAGACCTTACCTTTACCACCTTCAGGATGCCTTCGTTAGTTCTGGGATCAGTTTGGATTTCAAACCAATTCCCTTCATTTCCAGAGGTAAAGAAATACTCTGCAAGCCAATTATCTGTGAACTCTTCATCCAAATCTATTACTTGAAATCGAAGCAACTCAGAACTTAAAGTATTTTCCTCGATACGTGCTAAATACTGAAAAGGAGAGAAGTGGAATTTTAGACTCCATGTCAGATTTTATCTAAAGGGATTGTATTTATTCTGAATGGTATGAGTCATTAATTTTCAAGCTATGTGGTGCCTCCTTGCCAGGTACTGAGTTCTTATATTTCACAAaggctttgtttttaaagaaaatggcaaagaaCTTCAATAGAAGTCACCACGGGGGCAACTACTGAATTAGGGTGGCAaagtatacaataaaatacacataaaaattattcttcaagGAGGGAAAGGCATACCTGGGATTCTTTGAACACTGGGAAGTTGTCATTGACGTCTTTCACTTTAATACTACTTTCGCATTGAGTTGACAGCCCTTCTCCATCTCTGTCTGCACCACTCACAATAAGACGGTAGCTGCTAACTTGCTAAATTtggagtaaagaaagaaaaataataattattctcTAGTGCCAAGAATATGAATGGCAACTACTTGCTTCCTATGTGTAAGGAGGTGAGAATATTCAAGTTCATGGTTTATTGGATCACGTGAACTGTTCTCAGTCCATTCTGGAGAAGGTGTGTGGGGCTCTGGGTGGTTGGGTCAAAGTCTTTATGGGGAAGaacagattttctcttttgtgagCTTCTTGGGGCATGAAAGTACACTTAGAGCAAAAATGGGCAATGTTGATGGTGGGATGCTTATCGGAGGGAAGCTCACTTACAGAGTTTCCATCTGTCTATTCAGAAAAGCATTTGTATAAAAGTCATATGGAGTATGACGGGGTGGGTGTGGTGATGGAGATGTGGTGGCAGGAcggtgaggaggagggagggaggagatgctTTAGTGTTCTGGAAGCAGGGGTAAAGTTAAAAGAAGTCGGGAGAAAAAGTGTGACATCAAAGAAAGCTTAATTCCAGTGAGAAAGTTCTCCCTTCATCTAAGGAATGTCTTTCTCCATTATATGAGGGATTAGGTCTTTGTCCATGTATACCAGTGCCATCTTTTACTGTCTCACTTACACTCTTATTGATATACTGATACTTGTTTATTGAGGCTACAGTTGATTGTGCAGGTCCCAGGCACATGTCTCACCCCACTGGCATCCCACTAGAATGCAAACCGTTTCCCTAGATTGCCCAACTGAGTACTGGCaacctcttttcctttctcctttcattctCAGTAAAATGGAGTTACTGCTCTTGGCTTTCGTAAGTCAAACCCTTTGCTCTTCAATGCTCCCAAGCGCTTTGCTTTACCTCTCGATCAAGAGAATTGCTCAAAGTCCAGACTTCCCCAGTGTGTCTGCTTATGAGGAACATGGGGATGCCTGCGGGTTCCTGAGAGACAATTTTGAATGCAATTTTAGAGTTCAGATGGTTCGGTTCATCTGCATCTGTGGCATTGAGTATCATCACCAGTGAGTCTAGGAATACAGAAGTTCATGAAAGAATATGTAAACATTGACACGGCATTCATATTAAGCCTTCAACACAATTTCAGattgatctttgttttttaagcacTTAAAAGTGTCTGTCTGCTCAAAAAGTATTCCATGTTGCTTGCAATATCTCTTACCATCTCTCTTAATTGGCAGAACTATACGACCTTCCATAAAAATCCTTTAGTTCTCCTTAAGCCATGGCTGTGGTGGGGTGGAGagtattttatgtctttatttcttcccttgATGGATGGCCTTATGATTGTCCATTTTTACCAAATTATCCGAGTAATGTGCATATGTCTCTGTCCCTTCTCCTCTAAAAAAGCCTTGCTGATGCATCGGGGCTACCTAAGACCAGCACCTCTTTCACTTTATAACTGCTGGGGACTCATGTAATTTGTAGGTATAGAATACGACACTATTGAGCTGATAACAGGGCCATAGCCTAGAAATACAATGACAGTGACTAATGAGCTCAACTAGAAATATTAGAAAGAAGATTCAGGTTATCTTGATGAGTTTTTCTGGAAAACTGATGAAACTAAGAATAAATTAGCTttataaaaatgatgtattatagtgGTACTTGTATTTgacaatttgaaaaattagaagtgGTAGATACTGTAAAAGAAGGTACTTACTTGCAGGactattttcttcaatttcacccatgaatatattttgtgaaaatactGGAGCGTTGTCATTGATATCTAAAATTTTGACTGTTAGGATAAGTGGTTTCTCTACATCTCGTCCTAGGGCATTTAAAGCATGGCATGTGAtctagaaaaaagggaaaatgttaattattactCTACAAACTTAATCTGCGTACTATTAAAACTTGTAGATATAAGGCCTGTGTTGGCATGCATAGGACTTTCatgcaaggaagaaaaatatttctccaaagagtagaCAAAGTAGGTGAAAGTACAGACTGGGCAGATCCACGGGGCCAACTGCCCCTTCCTCCAGGCTGATCCTGGATCCTGGCAGGCTGAAGTTTGGCAAGCAGCATGCTGGAGTCCATGCTCGCTCATGCACCTCCTAGAGTATTCCGTCAGGGGCACAACCCTAAGTGGAGGTTCTTTGTGGAGGGACTAATGTTGTTACTTGTTAGTGGATTGATGGATGCCCTGATCTAAATTAACCAGTACAAGAGTATCCCCTTCTAAGGCCACAGTGCTCATGGAAAAGGGTGTCCAATGGTGAAGACGCAAAGTTACCTGGAAGCTTGGGGTTTCCTCACGATCTACAATGGCTGTTATGTTAATTTCTCCAGTGTTTCTGTCAACAACAAAGATTCCGAAAGGGGGCCGATCAATTCCCATTCCAGAAATTCGGTAGGTAATTTGTTGGGTTGCTTGAAAATCGGAAGTAATCTGCAGCCAAAAATACCCACAATGTTAAGGGGATCATCGTTCaggcctcttccttcccttcctctcctccacctCTTTAGTTTTAAGAcatctgttcattttcttcactctttctGACCCTGTGCTGTTTACTTTTTACCTTGATAGATactagaaatattaaataaattccaATTGTTGCTTCTGTTGATTGGCATGGACAAATATGTGTTAATCTTTTTGACCTCAGAATATTTGCTCTGATCAGGGCTACCATGATCATGTTAAAAGGTTGAGAGGAAATCAAAGATACTTAATATTGACAGGGGTACTTCTGAATGCTCCCATTCTTAACAGATgacatcaaaaaattaaagacattcattttagtttaaatagggagaactggagagaaaaaagggaaaggaattgcatagtaagtgtttaaaatatgtagtaaaatgaattgcattttattgtaatttttaaactttttaatatggaaaatttcaaatatatatatatatataaagttagaatagtataatgaacctgATTTATTTCATCACCCAGCTCCAACAATTATGAACACATAGTCAATCCAATGTTGACTCccaaacatttttctaattgtcttacccatatatatgtttttcctaTTTGTGGGAATCTGGATCTAAATAAGGCTTATCCATTGAAACTGGTCTCTTAAttttgtctcttaatttttttttaaatcactctagAGGCCATAATTCCCtcatctttctttatttcttcttcttcttcttcttactATTATTGATTCTTTTATTTGAAGATATGTTATTTGTTCTGTGAACTCCCCAATCTGCATTTTGCTAATTGGAATTGCcatattattttagtttagtaaattaatagtaaatttaatttagtaaatttatttaGTAAATCTAATACATTTACTCTAAAAACTCACATTTCCCCTGCTCATAGGACTTACTTTGGCAATTGGGTTTCTCTTCGAGTTGTCTTCTCCTTCTCTGCAGGGTTTGGCAAATTTTACCCATTCACGTTTGTATCTCCTCTTGGCTTGTTGAACTGCTGTCCCATTTTCTCCGTGTTGTCCCTTGGTCTTATGTAAAAaggaattccattttatttagcacattgttgaacattttgttttcagtactGATTATAGACACCTAGGTTGAGGAACCCCCTACTTTTCAAGATATCTCAGACTGTTAGATGTGTAATTCACTCTACCTCAATTTTGTCAAGcaaagaagaaacattaaataactaaaacaattacaaagctatgtgattttttaatatagcatttaatgatattttatattttctttctataatccaaaataattttgGGGCACATAGGCTATATTTAATTAAAACCCATTGATTtgtttaagaaaagaagaaacaatgcaTGAGATAAATTACATTAATAATGTGTACACATTGCTGGTATGTAAATATTATTAGGTtagttagaattttatttttacaattaaattattaaataatttaaaacagtaaatatttatttttcctgaacacaattttatttttttaacgcattcattattttaattacaaaaaactTTTTCATACTTTACCTCTATTCTCAATTCTCCATGAACCAATAGGACCACCtgtagacatttaaataaagtcaaattaaataaattcttcaCATAGGTCTGTAATTACATAAGATAATAACCCTGATTTTTACATTCTGCTGTTCATATTGTACTATGTTTCTATTTCAGAAAAAGTAGATTTGGAAAAGCATTATTCAAAGGGTAAAATcctctcaggaaaaagaaaatgctctcaGTATAAACAAGTTCTTCCAGTTCTTTAATCTGACTACAGAAttttaaagacatacagaagaatcTATTGGATTTTGAAAAACTCTTCCTACCAGATGGTTGCAGTAATCAGACTTTTCTTAGCCTGGCTATTCTATAAACACATCCCAGGAGCTGTGGAAGCTATTGTTTTGGGAAACAATGGCAAGCATCGTTGTGATAAACTTCAGAAAGTACCATAGGGGATGATTATTAAAAACCATGGCCTACCCAACTGCCTTGTACAAAGACAATTTTGTATTAGTTAGCTGCAGCGTAAGGTATTTTCTTAGTTGTTCAAGAATGGAGATAATGGAATGGAACTAGTCAGGTTTAGTGAATGGAACATAAAAGATGAGGATATGCTATTCCAATCATAAGTATTGGTTGCTGCTGTGGGACATGCGTCTGCTCATCTCTGCCCTATTCAATTTAAATATGgagcttttaattttcttactcatctgaaaatattaaatgaggataaaatgaagtCAGTCAGGCTTTACTTTCTCAGGAGCACATGGGACCTTCATCTGTCTCATTTTCCCTCTTATTTTCTACCTGGAATgtacttttctttccccttcaccCACTTAAATATTACTCATCCTTTAAGATCAATTTAAGTTCCAACAGTGTCCATGAAACTATCtctattgatgttttcttttctaagtgtGTACAATACATATTCTGCACAATGCAATGTAGTCCATAATGGTTTactatgattttttatttcttattgttttgtgTGCATTGTGGTGCTAAGGAAGCCAAGAGAATTGTAAACTTTCCAAATCAGTGCttctataatattattattattattattattattattttgcaacGCTTACAATATCTGTCCTTTAGCAGATGTTTCACAACTATATGCTCATCCACTGATTACCTGGTCTGAAGAAAATCTGGTAGGggattgtgaaaaataaatcagaagaaaaaaattagaataaaatagtaGCTAGTGTTTATTGTGGTTTTTGTGTCAGTTGCTGTTCATAGAGctttatattatctcatttaatacttagAGCAGCCATCTGAAGGAGGTTCTATTATTATAATCCCTATTTCATGGATACAGAAATGGAGACATGCGAGAATGAGTACTTTGCCCCAGCTCACCGCCCTaatagagccagaatttgaatcttGGTAGCCTGACTCCAAAATGTACATCACCACTACATTAGATTCTAACCAAAGTTggcataaataaatagaaaaacaaacagacaaaaaaaagacTAGTGGCAGAGAGAAAGTTTTATGATAgtcaatttagatttttttcaccAGTAAAGGTGGAGATAACTCTAAAACAATGTAGATGTATTAcgtttttttattttggaagattATAATACAGGGGCAAGTCCAAGTCTGAACCAAACGAGTAGCTACCTGTATATCAGACATAGAATGTCATGACCTTTCCATtctaaaaatgtcattgaaatctttatttaaaagggCGTGTGTTCAAATTGTCATGAAAAAGAACCATTACATGTGGTTATAACAGATCTCAAAATGATTTTACAGCTTTGCTGC from Rhinolophus sinicus isolate RSC01 linkage group LG09, ASM3656204v1, whole genome shotgun sequence encodes the following:
- the DSG3 gene encoding desmoglein-3, translating into MTWLFFRTTGALAILMVVLLVHGELRIETKGQHGENGTAVQQAKRRYKREWVKFAKPCREGEDNSKRNPIAKITSDFQATQQITYRISGMGIDRPPFGIFVVDRNTGEINITAIVDREETPSFQITCHALNALGRDVEKPLILTVKILDINDNAPVFSQNIFMGEIEENSPANSLVMILNATDADEPNHLNSKIAFKIVSQEPAGIPMFLISRHTGEVWTLSNSLDREQVSSYRLIVSGADRDGEGLSTQCESSIKVKDVNDNFPVFKESQYLARIEENTLSSELLRFQVIDLDEEFTDNWLAEYFFTSGNEGNWFEIQTDPRTNEGILKVVKPLDYEQLQKAQFGIAVKNRAEFHQSVISQYRVQSTQVTIQVINVQEGITFRPTSKTFTVQKGISSKKLVNYILGTYQAIDEDTGKAASNVRYIMGRNDGGLLIIDSKTAEIKFAKSMDRESIFIVNKTIIAEILAIDGNTGKTATGTIYVEVPGFNENCPTIVLEKQTVCSSSPSVVVSARAQGNKYTGRYTFSLEEEPLKLPVVWSITTLNDTSALLRAQQQVSPGTYTVSLGVTDSEDRRCEAADSLTLEVCQCDFRDTCASPYPGRTTGEWSFARLGPAAIGLIFLGLLLLLLAPLLLLTCDCGTGPIAGATGGFIPVPDGSEGTIHPWGIEGAQPEDKEITNICVPLVTSNGVDFMESSDVCTNICARGMGVEGASETELTTKLGAEAASGVAAGFGATTGLGFCAAGQSGTMRTGHSTGGAHKDYCEGAINMNFLDSYFSQKAFACAEEDNGQEANDCLLIYDHEGLDAPGSPVGSLGCCSFIADELDESFLESLGPKFKKLAEISLGLDDKTNQSQLPTKNSGSGIDSCGPAIEIQQSESARCPTLSGSQGASAFSASCSVLQPAICIPDPLQQSSYVVTETYSTSGSLLQPCAATFDPLLQQNVIMTERVICPISSGPGNLHGPTELRGSCNRICVEDPCSRLI